A window from Trueperaceae bacterium encodes these proteins:
- a CDS encoding (Fe-S)-binding protein, with amino-acid sequence MLSLPEKIVFVLLAATSLYFTFLGFRRVVAVIARGQVGPVPRLNQLPRRLLDGVLRTLGQRTVFRARPVASFFHSFIFYGFILYLAVNAVDALNGLLPVGLTSRLHFGALGDAYRLVADLLTFLILVGMVYFLVRRFLVKPKTIRHGARVKLHEGVTTGGVERDSLIVGGFILLHVGSRLLAEGFLLASHGQPDQFQPITSLVAGLIGPGDGRIIGWHVFWWGALGIILAFLPYFPRSKHIHLFAAPVDFALERRTEELAKVPLGVLEPVDLEDETAEQFGAAKLEHLRFPQILDAYACIQCNRCANVCPANQTGKALSPAALEINKRYELNAIAASFAAGEESPRPLLEFAIPAEAVWACTTCGACMEVCPVGCEQMIDIVDIRRDLVMMQGEFPAELQTAFRGMERSGNPWGISQDKRMEWADGLEVPTVAENPDFEVLFWVGCAGAYDPAAQKTTRAMVRILEQARVNYAVLGKAEKCTGDPARRAGNEYLYYQLATENVETLNAALVDERLDKDKRKLVLTTCPHCFNALINDYPQLGGDYRVTHHTQLIEQLMAEGRIPTFALDESITYHDPCYLGRHNGVYDAPRNVLTSGGNEIVEMPRNRNDSFCCGAGGAQFWKEEEEGDQRVSNARFDEAVATGAQVIATGCPFCKVMLSSSDGAEAEGAPQVLDIAQLVAARLDGIQALFDHHAHGGADAAGGAAGVGAD; translated from the coding sequence ATGCTGAGCCTCCCCGAGAAGATCGTCTTCGTGCTGCTGGCCGCCACGTCGCTCTACTTCACGTTCCTGGGCTTCAGGCGCGTCGTCGCCGTGATCGCCCGGGGGCAGGTGGGGCCCGTGCCGCGCCTCAACCAGCTGCCGCGGCGCCTGCTCGACGGCGTACTGCGCACGCTGGGCCAGCGGACCGTCTTCCGGGCGCGCCCCGTGGCGAGCTTCTTCCACTCGTTCATCTTCTACGGCTTCATCCTCTACCTGGCTGTGAACGCGGTCGACGCCCTCAACGGGCTGCTGCCCGTCGGCCTGACCTCCCGGCTGCACTTCGGGGCGCTCGGCGACGCCTACCGCCTGGTCGCCGACCTTCTGACGTTCCTGATCCTCGTCGGGATGGTGTACTTCCTCGTCAGGCGCTTCCTGGTCAAACCGAAGACCATCCGCCACGGCGCGCGCGTGAAGCTGCACGAGGGCGTGACGACGGGCGGGGTGGAGCGCGACAGCCTGATAGTGGGCGGGTTCATCCTCCTGCACGTCGGGTCGCGGCTGCTCGCCGAGGGGTTCCTGCTCGCGTCGCACGGTCAGCCCGACCAGTTCCAGCCCATCACGAGCCTCGTGGCCGGCCTGATCGGCCCGGGCGACGGGCGCATCATAGGTTGGCACGTGTTCTGGTGGGGCGCCCTCGGCATCATCCTGGCGTTCCTGCCCTACTTCCCGCGCTCCAAGCACATCCACCTGTTCGCGGCGCCCGTGGACTTCGCCCTGGAGAGGCGCACCGAGGAGCTCGCCAAGGTGCCGCTCGGCGTCCTCGAGCCCGTCGACCTCGAGGACGAGACCGCGGAGCAGTTCGGGGCCGCCAAGCTCGAGCACCTGCGCTTCCCGCAGATCCTCGACGCCTACGCCTGCATCCAGTGCAACCGCTGCGCCAACGTCTGCCCGGCCAACCAGACCGGTAAGGCGCTGAGCCCGGCGGCGCTCGAGATCAACAAGCGCTACGAGCTGAACGCCATCGCGGCGTCGTTCGCGGCCGGCGAGGAGAGCCCGCGGCCGCTACTGGAGTTCGCCATCCCCGCGGAGGCCGTGTGGGCGTGCACCACCTGCGGCGCCTGCATGGAGGTCTGCCCGGTGGGCTGCGAGCAGATGATCGACATCGTCGACATCCGGCGCGACCTCGTGATGATGCAGGGCGAGTTCCCGGCCGAGCTGCAGACGGCGTTCCGGGGCATGGAGCGTAGCGGCAACCCGTGGGGGATCTCGCAGGACAAGCGCATGGAGTGGGCGGATGGCCTCGAGGTCCCCACCGTGGCCGAGAACCCTGATTTCGAGGTGCTCTTCTGGGTCGGTTGCGCCGGTGCCTACGACCCGGCGGCGCAGAAGACGACGCGCGCCATGGTGCGCATCCTCGAGCAGGCGCGGGTGAACTACGCTGTGCTCGGCAAGGCCGAGAAGTGCACGGGCGACCCGGCGCGGCGGGCCGGGAACGAGTACCTCTACTATCAACTCGCCACGGAGAACGTCGAGACCCTGAACGCCGCTCTCGTCGACGAGAGGCTCGACAAGGACAAGCGCAAGCTCGTGCTGACCACCTGCCCGCACTGCTTCAACGCGCTCATCAACGACTACCCCCAACTGGGCGGCGATTACCGCGTGACCCACCACACGCAGCTCATCGAGCAGCTGATGGCCGAGGGGCGCATACCCACCTTCGCCCTCGATGAGTCGATCACCTACCACGACCCGTGCTACCTGGGGCGCCACAACGGCGTCTACGACGCGCCGCGCAACGTTCTCACGAGCGGCGGCAACGAGATCGTGGAGATGCCGCGCAACCGCAACGACTCGTTCTGCTGCGGCGCGGGCGGCGCCCAGTTCTGGAAGGAAGAGGAGGAGGGTGACCAACGCGTCTCCAACGCGCGCTTCGACGAGGCCGTCGCCACCGGTGCCCAGGTGATAGCCACCGGCTGCCCGTTCTGCAAGGTCATGCTCTCGTCGAGCGACGGCGCGGAGGCCGAGGGCGCCCCGCAGGTACTCGACATCGCGCAGCTGGTGGCGGCCCGCCTGGACGGCATCCAGGCGCTGTTCGACCACCACGCGCACGGCGGCGCCGACGCGGCGGGCGGGGCGGCGGGGGTCGGCGCCGACTGA
- a CDS encoding biotin transporter BioY, whose translation MISAPRTSTLVSSLLPAPDAAGRAGLRAAALVVVGVAFLALLAQLRVQLGPVPVTGQTLGVLLLGAAYGARLGVATTGAYLLLGAVGLPLFTGAQGGVAYLLGPTGGYLVGFVVAAWLLGALAERGWDRSAGSTALAMLAASLLIYAFGLAWLRVALGGTWLQAVQVGLVPFVVGDLVKLGVATALLPAAWRLGGRGA comes from the coding sequence ATGATCAGCGCGCCCCGCACGTCCACCCTGGTGAGTAGTCTCCTGCCGGCGCCCGACGCCGCCGGCCGCGCCGGCCTGCGCGCCGCCGCGCTCGTGGTCGTCGGGGTGGCGTTCCTCGCCCTTCTCGCGCAGTTGCGGGTGCAGTTGGGGCCCGTGCCCGTCACCGGGCAGACGCTGGGCGTGCTGCTGCTCGGCGCCGCCTACGGGGCTCGCCTCGGCGTGGCCACCACCGGCGCCTACCTACTACTTGGCGCGGTAGGGCTCCCCCTGTTCACGGGGGCGCAGGGAGGCGTCGCCTACCTGCTTGGACCGACCGGCGGCTACCTGGTGGGGTTCGTCGTGGCCGCCTGGTTGCTCGGTGCCCTCGCGGAGCGCGGTTGGGACCGCTCGGCCGGCTCCACCGCCCTGGCGATGCTCGCCGCCAGCCTGCTCATCTACGCCTTCGGCCTCGCCTGGCTGCGCGTGGCGCTCGGCGGCACGTGGCTTCAGGCCGTGCAGGTTGGCCTGGTCCCGTTCGTGGTGGGCGACCTCGTCAAGTTGGGTGTGGCCACGGCGCTGCTCCCTGCGGCGTGGCGGCTGGGCGGCCGCGGCGCCTAG
- a CDS encoding acyl-CoA thioesterase: MPEPTASPRSSDWVISVHTAFPNMANPLGTLFGGHVMELMDMGAAVAAQRFCRQVVVTASTEPIDFRNPIYVGEIIELKCRVAWTGRTSMIIRCEVHGENPITGERRLCTIGHLNFVAIGAGGRPTPVPQLQVESEMERRHWETAKRVREDLERRRARKAYEPTGGA, translated from the coding sequence GTGCCAGAGCCAACCGCCAGCCCGAGGTCGTCAGACTGGGTGATCTCCGTCCACACCGCCTTCCCAAACATGGCCAACCCGCTCGGGACACTCTTCGGGGGGCACGTCATGGAGCTGATGGACATGGGCGCCGCCGTCGCCGCCCAGCGCTTCTGCCGCCAGGTCGTGGTGACCGCCTCCACCGAGCCCATCGACTTCCGGAACCCCATCTACGTGGGCGAGATCATCGAACTCAAGTGCCGCGTCGCCTGGACCGGCCGCACCAGCATGATCATCCGCTGCGAGGTCCACGGCGAGAACCCCATCACCGGCGAACGCCGCCTCTGCACCATCGGGCACCTGAACTTCGTCGCCATCGGCGCGGGCGGCCGCCCCACGCCCGTGCCGCAGCTCCAGGTCGAGTCGGAGATGGAGCGGCGCCACTGGGAGACGGCCAAGCGGGTGCGCGAGGACCTGGAGCGCCGCCGCGCCCGCAAGGCGTACGAGCCGACCGGCGGCGCCTGA